One Owenweeksia hongkongensis DSM 17368 genomic region harbors:
- a CDS encoding inositol monophosphatase family protein, producing the protein MLQLKELLQAVEDITRSTGDFILKERNSVSAEEVELKSLNSLVSYVDKTAEKMIVDGVKPLISEAGFIAEEDTESIRGKRYNWVIDPLDGTTNFLHNLPVFAISIALMDGDEVVLGVVYELGQKEMFSATKGGGASLNGKPIQVKKTAELKDTLLATGFPYYDFDRMKSFLNLLSQLFTKTRGVRRLGSAATDLAYVACGRFDGFFEYGLSPWDVAAGALLVTEAGGKVTDYSKGDNFLFGGEILACSSAMFDELYTEVSEHMQGDS; encoded by the coding sequence ATGTTGCAACTTAAGGAGCTATTACAAGCTGTAGAAGATATTACCAGAAGCACTGGTGATTTTATTTTGAAGGAGAGAAATAGTGTTTCTGCAGAAGAAGTGGAGCTTAAAAGCCTGAATAGCTTGGTGAGTTATGTAGATAAAACTGCCGAAAAAATGATCGTGGATGGTGTAAAGCCATTGATTTCAGAAGCTGGTTTTATTGCTGAAGAAGACACGGAATCTATTCGCGGTAAGCGCTACAATTGGGTGATTGACCCACTAGATGGCACCACTAACTTTCTACACAATCTTCCTGTTTTTGCTATTTCCATAGCTTTAATGGATGGTGATGAGGTAGTGCTTGGTGTTGTTTACGAGCTAGGCCAAAAGGAAATGTTTAGCGCCACAAAAGGAGGAGGGGCATCCTTAAATGGTAAGCCCATTCAGGTGAAAAAAACCGCTGAGCTAAAGGATACACTTTTGGCTACAGGTTTTCCTTATTATGATTTTGACAGAATGAAAAGCTTTCTGAATTTACTGAGCCAGCTTTTTACAAAAACAAGAGGAGTAAGGCGACTAGGTTCTGCTGCTACCGATTTGGCCTATGTGGCTTGCGGCCGTTTTGATGGCTTTTTTGAATATGGACTTAGTCCATGGGATGTAGCGGCAGGTGCACTACTAGTAACCGAAGCAGGTGGCAAAGTGACTGATTATTCCAAAGGAGATAACTTTCTATTTGGAGGTGAAATTTTAGCCTGCTCTTCGGCAATGTTTGATGAGTTATATACAGAGGTGAGTGAACACATGCAAGGTGATTCATGA
- a CDS encoding alpha/beta fold hydrolase, which translates to MKLYLISGLGADRRVFERLKLNADVIHISWKMPLDNESLSSYVQRLSSKIDTSEDFCLGGLSFGGVCAQEITKTLKPEKLVLISTVKNQNEFPLRIRLAFRTGLYKLVPNVVFKKLAFSLSRILTLTGKNADVKFKSMVAQIDKKVFGWSIDKMANWDGAGDFPYLHIHGTAERLLPAKNIKNATLIKGGGHLMVLNNPKEISDLINRYLES; encoded by the coding sequence ATGAAGCTTTATTTAATTAGTGGACTAGGTGCTGATAGGCGAGTTTTTGAGCGGCTAAAACTTAATGCCGATGTTATCCACATTTCTTGGAAAATGCCATTAGATAATGAGTCTCTTTCAAGTTATGTCCAAAGACTTAGTTCTAAAATTGACACTTCAGAAGATTTTTGTTTGGGTGGTTTAAGTTTTGGGGGAGTGTGCGCTCAGGAAATTACTAAAACACTTAAACCCGAAAAATTGGTTTTGATTTCAACTGTCAAAAATCAAAATGAGTTTCCCTTACGCATTAGATTGGCCTTCAGGACTGGATTGTATAAACTTGTTCCCAATGTTGTATTCAAGAAACTGGCATTTAGCTTGAGCCGGATTTTGACCTTAACTGGCAAAAATGCAGATGTAAAATTTAAAAGTATGGTTGCTCAAATTGACAAAAAGGTTTTTGGATGGTCAATAGATAAAATGGCAAACTGGGATGGTGCAGGTGACTTTCCATATTTGCACATTCATGGTACGGCTGAAAGATTACTTCCCGCCAAAAACATAAAAAACGCCACCCTGATAAAAGGTGGCGGTCATTTAATGGTATTGAATAATCCGAAAGAAATATCTGATTTGATCAATCGATATTTAGAAAGTTAA